Proteins found in one Paraburkholderia caballeronis genomic segment:
- a CDS encoding 3-hydroxyacyl-CoA dehydrogenase, giving the protein MQIRDSVFLITGGASGLGAATARLVAAEGGKPVIADLNEDAGRALAQELGGAFVKCNVASEEDGAAAVAAATALGTLRGLVNCAGVAPASKTVGKDGPHPLDLFSKTVSVNLIGTFNMIRLAAAAIAKNEPNALGERGVIVNTASVAAYDGQIGQAAYAASKGGVVAMTLPVARDLSRSGIRVMTIAPGIFETPMLLGMPKEVQDALGAMVPFPPRLGKPDEYAMLVKQIVENPMLNGEVIRLDGAIRMQPK; this is encoded by the coding sequence ATGCAGATCCGTGACAGCGTATTCCTGATCACCGGCGGCGCATCGGGCCTCGGTGCGGCCACCGCGCGCCTCGTCGCCGCGGAAGGCGGCAAACCCGTGATCGCCGACCTGAACGAAGACGCGGGCCGCGCGCTCGCGCAGGAACTCGGCGGCGCGTTCGTGAAGTGCAACGTCGCGAGCGAAGAGGACGGCGCCGCAGCGGTCGCCGCGGCCACTGCGCTCGGCACGCTGCGCGGCCTCGTGAACTGCGCGGGCGTCGCGCCCGCGTCGAAGACGGTCGGCAAGGACGGCCCTCACCCGCTCGATCTGTTCTCGAAGACCGTGTCGGTGAACCTGATCGGCACGTTCAACATGATCCGCCTCGCGGCCGCCGCGATCGCGAAGAACGAGCCGAACGCACTCGGCGAACGCGGCGTGATCGTGAACACCGCGTCGGTCGCGGCGTACGACGGCCAGATCGGCCAGGCGGCGTATGCCGCGTCGAAGGGCGGCGTCGTCGCGATGACGCTGCCGGTCGCGCGCGACCTGTCGCGCAGCGGCATCCGCGTGATGACGATCGCGCCGGGCATCTTCGAGACGCCGATGCTGCTCGGCATGCCGAAGGAAGTGCAGGACGCGCTCGGCGCGATGGTGCCGTTCCCGCCGCGGCTCGGCAAACCGGACGAATACGCGATGCTCGTGAAGCAGATCGTCGAGAATCCAATGCTGAACGGCGAGGTGATCCGCCTCGACGGCGCGATCCGGATGCAGCCGAAGTAA
- the sodB gene encoding superoxide dismutase [Fe]: MSFTLPPLPFAKNALVPHMSEETLEFHYGKHHQAYVTNLNNLVPGTEFEKLSLEEIIKKSSGGVFNNAAQVWNHTFFWNGLSPQGGGAPSGALGDAINAKWGSYDAFKEAFSKAAVGNFGSGWTWLVKKADGSLDIVSTSNAATPLTTDATPLLTIDVWEHAYYIDYRNARPKFVEAFWNIVNWDFAAKNFA; encoded by the coding sequence ATGTCATTTACGCTCCCGCCGCTGCCGTTCGCGAAGAACGCGCTTGTCCCGCACATGTCGGAAGAGACGCTTGAGTTTCACTACGGCAAGCATCACCAGGCGTATGTCACGAACCTGAACAACCTGGTTCCGGGCACCGAGTTCGAGAAGCTGTCGCTCGAAGAGATCATCAAGAAGTCGTCGGGCGGCGTGTTCAACAACGCAGCCCAGGTGTGGAATCACACGTTCTTCTGGAACGGCCTGTCGCCGCAAGGCGGCGGCGCACCGTCGGGCGCGCTCGGCGACGCGATCAACGCGAAGTGGGGTTCGTATGACGCGTTCAAGGAAGCGTTCTCGAAGGCCGCGGTCGGCAACTTCGGCTCGGGCTGGACGTGGCTCGTGAAGAAGGCGGACGGCTCGCTCGACATCGTGTCGACCAGCAACGCCGCCACGCCGCTGACCACCGATGCGACGCCGCTCTTGACGATCGACGTGTGGGAACACGCTTACTACATCGACTACCGCAACGCGCGTCCGAAGTTTGTCGAAGCGTTCTGGAACATCGTGAACTGGGACTTCGCCGCGAAGAATTTCGCCTGA
- a CDS encoding Trm112 family protein, translated as MDARLLEILVCPICKGPLSYDRAAQELICNADKLAYPIRDGIPVMLVDEARQTVEGTPVDPAGPAA; from the coding sequence GTGGACGCCCGTCTGCTTGAAATCCTGGTCTGCCCGATCTGCAAGGGCCCGCTCAGCTACGATCGCGCCGCGCAGGAGCTGATCTGCAACGCGGACAAGCTCGCTTATCCGATCCGTGACGGCATCCCGGTGATGCTCGTCGACGAGGCGCGCCAGACCGTCGAAGGCACGCCGGTCGATCCGGCCGGCCCGGCCGCCTGA
- the clpP gene encoding ATP-dependent Clp endopeptidase proteolytic subunit ClpP, which yields MHPSHPYPSFLPPSALNLVPTVIETSSRGERAYDIYSRLLRERIVFLVGPVNDQTASLVVAQLLFLEAENPEKDISLYINSPGGSVYDGLAIYDTMQFVKPAVSTLCTGLAASMGAILLAAGAPGKRYALPNARIMAHQPSGGGQGTAADVEIQAREVLYLRERLNAVLAERTGQSIGQIGRDTDRDHFMSAEAAAAYGLIDRVLTSRGEAFEPDR from the coding sequence ATGCATCCGTCCCATCCGTATCCGTCCTTCCTGCCGCCGTCCGCGCTCAATCTCGTGCCGACCGTGATCGAAACGTCGAGCCGCGGCGAGCGCGCATACGACATCTATTCGCGGCTGCTGCGCGAACGCATCGTGTTCCTCGTCGGACCGGTCAACGACCAGACCGCGAGCCTCGTCGTCGCGCAACTGCTGTTTCTCGAAGCGGAGAACCCGGAGAAGGACATCAGCCTGTACATCAACTCGCCGGGCGGCTCGGTGTACGACGGCCTCGCGATCTACGACACGATGCAGTTCGTGAAGCCGGCCGTCTCGACGCTGTGCACGGGTCTCGCGGCGAGCATGGGCGCGATCCTGCTCGCGGCCGGCGCGCCGGGCAAGCGTTATGCGCTGCCGAACGCGCGGATCATGGCGCACCAGCCATCGGGCGGCGGCCAGGGCACGGCCGCCGACGTCGAGATCCAGGCGCGCGAGGTGCTGTATCTGCGCGAGCGGCTGAACGCGGTGCTCGCCGAACGCACGGGACAAAGCATCGGGCAGATCGGCCGCGACACCGACCGCGACCATTTCATGTCCGCCGAAGCAGCCGCCGCATATGGGCTGATCGACCGCGTGCTGACGTCGCGCGGGGAAGCGTTCGAACCAGACCGCTAA
- the kdsB gene encoding 3-deoxy-manno-octulosonate cytidylyltransferase, giving the protein MTASVPPFIAVVPARLASTRLPNKPLADLGGKPMVVRVAERARASGAQQVLIASDAQSVLDAAREHGFDAVLTRADHPSGTDRLAEVAQTFGWSDDTLVVNVQGDEPLIDPALVCDVASHLAAHPDCAIATAAHPISAPEEIFSPNVVKVVLDARGVALYFSRAPIPWARDAWLPHWSPERLDLAQMPAPPAPAVVYRHIGLYAYRAKFLRSYPSLEQSPIEHVEALEQLRAMWHGERIAVRVTAEAPAPGVDTPADLARVQALFRP; this is encoded by the coding sequence ATGACCGCTTCCGTTCCTCCCTTCATCGCCGTCGTGCCCGCGCGCCTCGCGTCCACACGGCTGCCGAACAAACCGCTCGCCGACCTCGGCGGCAAGCCGATGGTCGTGCGCGTCGCCGAACGCGCGCGCGCGTCGGGGGCGCAGCAGGTGCTGATCGCGTCGGACGCGCAGAGCGTGCTCGACGCCGCGCGCGAGCACGGCTTCGACGCGGTGCTCACGCGCGCCGACCATCCGTCCGGCACCGACCGGCTCGCGGAGGTCGCGCAAACGTTCGGCTGGAGCGACGACACCCTCGTCGTCAACGTGCAGGGCGACGAACCGCTGATCGATCCGGCGCTGGTGTGCGACGTGGCGTCGCACCTTGCCGCGCATCCGGATTGCGCAATCGCAACAGCCGCACACCCGATTTCGGCTCCGGAAGAGATCTTCAGTCCGAACGTCGTGAAGGTCGTGCTCGACGCGCGCGGCGTTGCGCTGTACTTCTCGCGCGCGCCGATTCCGTGGGCGCGCGACGCATGGCTGCCGCACTGGTCGCCGGAACGTCTCGATCTCGCGCAGATGCCCGCGCCGCCTGCACCGGCGGTCGTTTACCGGCATATCGGCCTGTACGCGTACCGCGCGAAATTCCTGCGCAGCTATCCGTCGCTCGAACAGTCGCCGATCGAGCACGTCGAGGCGCTCGAACAGTTGCGCGCGATGTGGCACGGCGAGCGGATCGCGGTGCGCGTGACTGCCGAAGCGCCCGCGCCGGGCGTCGATACACCCGCCGATCTCGCCCGCGTGCAGGCGTTGTTCAGGCCATAG
- the lpxK gene encoding tetraacyldisaccharide 4'-kinase, translated as MSGALSRIEARLTQEWRRRGPLAWALTPLAAVFGAVTAARRAAYEVGWLKSVRVPAPVVVVGNVTVGGTGKTPTVIALVEALRAAGFTPGVVSRGYGAKVERPTPVTPATPPRVAGDEPLLIARRTGVPVWVSPDRVAAAQTLCAAHPDVDVIVSDDGLQHYRLARDVELVVFDHRLGGNGFLLPAGPLREPLSRHRDATLINNPFERTLPAWPNTFALRVESGDAWHLSNPALRRPLAQFASQRVVAAAGIGAPERFFAMLRAAGLAPQTLALPDHYAFATNPFTDVVADAILITEKDAVKLGAWNDARIWVVPVAAALDHRLITLVVEKLRGRPSA; from the coding sequence ATGAGCGGCGCCCTCTCCCGCATCGAGGCGCGGCTGACGCAGGAATGGCGTCGGCGCGGCCCGCTCGCGTGGGCGCTCACGCCGCTCGCGGCCGTGTTCGGCGCGGTGACCGCCGCGCGCCGCGCCGCGTATGAGGTCGGCTGGCTGAAGTCGGTGCGGGTGCCGGCGCCGGTCGTCGTCGTCGGCAACGTGACGGTCGGCGGCACCGGCAAGACGCCGACGGTGATCGCGCTCGTCGAGGCGCTGCGCGCGGCGGGCTTCACGCCGGGCGTCGTATCGCGCGGCTACGGCGCGAAGGTCGAGCGTCCGACGCCGGTCACGCCGGCCACCCCGCCACGGGTCGCCGGCGACGAGCCGCTGCTGATCGCGCGGCGCACCGGCGTGCCGGTCTGGGTGTCGCCCGACCGCGTCGCGGCCGCGCAGACGCTGTGCGCCGCGCACCCGGACGTCGACGTGATCGTCAGCGACGACGGCCTGCAGCATTACCGCCTCGCGCGCGACGTCGAACTCGTCGTGTTCGACCATCGGCTCGGCGGCAACGGCTTCCTGCTGCCGGCCGGTCCGCTGCGCGAGCCGCTGTCGCGCCATCGCGACGCCACTCTGATCAACAACCCGTTCGAACGCACGCTGCCGGCGTGGCCGAATACGTTCGCGCTGCGCGTCGAATCCGGCGACGCATGGCATCTGTCGAACCCGGCGCTGCGCCGTCCGCTCGCGCAGTTCGCGAGCCAACGGGTCGTCGCGGCGGCCGGGATCGGCGCGCCGGAGCGCTTTTTCGCGATGCTGCGCGCGGCCGGCCTCGCGCCGCAAACGCTCGCGCTGCCCGATCACTACGCGTTCGCGACGAACCCGTTCACCGACGTCGTCGCCGATGCGATCCTGATTACCGAAAAGGATGCAGTAAAATTGGGCGCCTGGAACGACGCGCGGATCTGGGTTGTCCCGGTCGCCGCCGCGCTCGATCATCGCCTCATCACCCTGGTTGTGGAGAAACTCCGTGGACGCCCGTCTGCTTGA
- a CDS encoding TetR/AcrR family transcriptional regulator, whose translation MADPAAARRVPRQERAARTVDALLAAAGDAFAERGFDAATMTQIAQQAGVSIGAAYQYFPNKEALAFELRRRYGDEMDARWSALIEAHDALPLPELVGRLFDMMVELMGAYPAYLPLLSVPLGFRRDAAVRNRLRQRFAALFRRYNDTLSADDAYRIAEVMLQVVKSLNPLYAAAKPKERRLLVAEYKGVLAAWLAARLG comes from the coding sequence ATGGCGGATCCCGCAGCAGCGCGGCGCGTGCCGCGCCAGGAACGTGCGGCGCGCACCGTCGATGCGCTGCTCGCCGCGGCCGGCGATGCGTTCGCGGAGCGCGGCTTCGACGCGGCGACGATGACGCAGATCGCGCAGCAGGCAGGCGTGTCGATCGGCGCCGCGTATCAGTACTTCCCGAACAAGGAGGCGCTCGCGTTCGAGCTGCGCCGTCGCTATGGCGACGAGATGGACGCGCGCTGGAGCGCGCTGATCGAGGCGCACGACGCATTGCCGCTGCCGGAACTCGTCGGGCGTCTGTTCGACATGATGGTCGAGTTGATGGGCGCGTATCCCGCATATCTGCCGCTGTTGTCGGTGCCGCTCGGGTTCCGGCGCGACGCGGCCGTGCGCAACCGGCTGCGCCAGCGTTTCGCCGCGTTGTTCCGCCGTTACAACGACACGCTGTCCGCCGACGACGCGTACCGCATCGCCGAGGTGATGCTGCAGGTCGTGAAGAGCCTCAACCCGCTGTACGCGGCGGCGAAGCCGAAGGAGCGCAGGCTGCTCGTCGCCGAATACAAGGGCGTGCTGGCCGCCTGGCTCGCCGCGCGGCTCGGTTAA
- a CDS encoding SirB1 family protein: protein MNTRVLDYFNALVADDDSLPLTEAALAIAQDAYPDLDLQGTLAEIDELALRVRRRMPDGADVHQRVSILNRCFFRELGFASNLNDYYDPDNSHLNVVLKRRRGIPISLAVLYLELASQLDLPVRGVSFPGHFLLRVIAPEGDVILDPTTGRSLSESDMVELLEPYVANAGESVARALRMLLEPATRREIVARMLRNLKATYVQTERWQRLLAIQQRLVILLPGSIEEVRDRGFAYARLDYLRPALEDLERYLEERPEAEDATVVESQLYELRQRTLDNEQG from the coding sequence ATGAATACGCGGGTTCTCGATTATTTCAACGCGCTCGTCGCCGACGACGACAGCCTGCCGCTCACCGAGGCGGCGCTGGCGATCGCGCAGGACGCGTATCCGGACCTCGATCTGCAAGGCACGCTCGCGGAGATCGACGAACTCGCGCTGCGCGTGCGCCGGCGCATGCCGGACGGCGCGGACGTGCACCAGCGGGTCAGCATCCTGAATCGCTGCTTCTTTCGCGAACTCGGCTTCGCGTCGAACCTGAACGATTACTACGATCCGGATAACAGTCACCTGAACGTCGTGCTGAAGCGGCGGCGCGGCATTCCGATTTCGCTCGCGGTGCTGTATCTGGAACTCGCGAGCCAGCTCGATCTGCCGGTGCGCGGCGTGTCGTTTCCGGGCCACTTCCTGTTGCGCGTGATCGCGCCGGAAGGCGACGTGATTCTCGATCCGACGACCGGCCGGTCGCTGTCCGAATCCGACATGGTCGAACTGCTCGAACCGTATGTCGCGAACGCGGGCGAATCGGTCGCGCGCGCGTTGCGGATGCTGCTGGAGCCGGCGACGCGCCGCGAGATCGTCGCGCGGATGCTGCGCAACCTCAAGGCGACGTACGTGCAGACCGAACGCTGGCAGCGTTTGCTCGCGATCCAGCAGCGGCTCGTGATCCTGCTGCCGGGCAGCATCGAGGAAGTGCGCGATCGCGGTTTCGCGTATGCGCGGCTCGATTATCTGCGGCCGGCGCTCGAAGACCTCGAACGGTATCTGGAGGAGCGGCCGGAGGCCGAGGACGCGACGGTCGTCGAATCGCAGTTGTACGAACTGCGGCAGCGCACGCTGGACAACGAGCAGGGCTGA
- a CDS encoding isochorismatase family protein: MTQALSLDPSTTALVLIDLQHGIVSRPLAPYSGPQVVENGARVAAAMRTKGATVVYVRVPLNELLHLPSDAPMRAPDAPPAPEQASELVPEAGVQPGDLVVSKRQWGAFYGTDLEQHLRRRGIQTIAICGIATNFGVESTARHAFDLGYKLVFVEDATTSMSEEWHRFTVDNVFCRMGHVRTTQQVIDALA, translated from the coding sequence ATGACGCAAGCCCTTTCACTCGACCCGAGCACGACCGCGCTCGTGCTGATCGACCTTCAGCACGGCATCGTGAGCCGTCCGCTCGCGCCGTACAGCGGACCGCAGGTCGTCGAGAACGGCGCGCGCGTCGCCGCCGCGATGCGCACGAAAGGCGCGACCGTCGTGTACGTGCGCGTGCCGCTGAACGAACTGCTGCATCTGCCGTCCGATGCGCCGATGCGCGCGCCCGATGCGCCGCCCGCGCCCGAGCAGGCCTCGGAACTCGTGCCGGAAGCCGGCGTGCAGCCGGGCGACCTCGTCGTCTCGAAGCGCCAGTGGGGCGCGTTCTACGGCACCGACCTCGAACAGCACCTGCGCCGCCGCGGCATCCAGACGATCGCGATCTGCGGGATCGCGACGAACTTCGGCGTCGAATCGACCGCGCGCCACGCGTTCGATCTGGGCTACAAGCTCGTGTTCGTCGAGGACGCGACGACCAGCATGAGCGAAGAGTGGCACCGCTTCACGGTGGACAACGTGTTCTGCCGCATGGGACACGTGCGCACGACGCAGCAGGTGATCGACGCGCTCGCATAA
- the rpsT gene encoding 30S ribosomal protein S20, translating into MANSAQARKRARQAAKANSHNSALRSKFRTAIKAVRKAIEAGDKAQAAEIFKASAKTLDIIADKKIVHKNKAARNKSRLAAAVKALQANAQ; encoded by the coding sequence ATGGCTAACTCCGCACAAGCACGCAAGCGCGCCCGTCAGGCCGCGAAGGCTAACTCGCACAACTCGGCACTGCGCTCGAAGTTCCGCACCGCCATCAAGGCTGTTCGCAAGGCGATCGAAGCCGGCGACAAGGCTCAGGCCGCTGAAATTTTCAAGGCATCGGCAAAGACGCTCGACATCATTGCCGACAAGAAGATCGTTCACAAGAACAAGGCCGCTCGCAACAAGAGCCGCCTCGCGGCCGCCGTCAAGGCGCTGCAGGCCAACGCGCAGTAA
- the murJ gene encoding murein biosynthesis integral membrane protein MurJ yields MNLFRALLTVSGFTLLSRVTGLARETLIARAFGASQYTDAFYVAFRIPNLLRRISAEGAFSQAFVPILAEFKSQKGHDATRALVDATSTVLAWALAILSLLGIAGASVVVFAVASGLKSNGDAFPLAVTMTRIMFPYVVFISLTSLASGVLNTYKQFSLPAFAPVLLNVSFIAAALFAAPHMRQPVYALAWAVIVGGVLQFLVQLPGLKRIDMMPHIALNPVRALAHRGVKRVLGKMVPAMFAVSVAQISLIINTNIASHLGPGAVSWINYADRLMEFPTALLGVALGTILLPSLSKAHVDADPHEYSALLDWGLRVTFLLAAPSAVALFFFAQPLTATLFHYGKFDAESVVMVGRALAAYGVGLIGLILIKILAPGFYARQDIKTPVKIGIGVLAATQASNYVFVPLFAHAGLTLSVGLGACINALLLYIGLRRRGIYTPSAGWPVFVVQMLGACLVLAGAMHWCSINYDWIGLRQTPFARIVLLGACLVLFAALYFGMLWLMGFKYAYFKRRTK; encoded by the coding sequence ATGAATCTATTCCGAGCCCTGCTGACGGTCAGCGGCTTCACGCTGCTGTCGCGCGTGACCGGACTGGCCCGCGAGACGTTGATCGCCCGCGCGTTCGGCGCGAGCCAGTATACGGACGCGTTTTACGTCGCGTTCCGCATTCCGAACCTGCTGCGCCGGATCTCGGCGGAAGGCGCGTTCTCGCAGGCGTTCGTGCCGATCCTCGCGGAGTTCAAGAGCCAGAAGGGCCACGACGCGACGCGCGCGCTCGTCGACGCGACCTCGACCGTGCTCGCGTGGGCGCTCGCGATCCTGTCGCTGCTCGGCATCGCCGGCGCATCGGTCGTCGTGTTCGCGGTCGCGTCCGGGTTGAAGAGCAACGGCGACGCGTTCCCGCTCGCCGTCACGATGACGCGCATCATGTTCCCGTACGTCGTGTTCATCTCGCTGACGTCGCTCGCGTCCGGCGTGCTCAATACATACAAGCAGTTCTCGCTGCCCGCGTTCGCGCCGGTGCTGCTGAACGTGTCGTTCATCGCGGCGGCGCTGTTCGCGGCGCCGCATATGCGTCAGCCGGTGTATGCGCTCGCGTGGGCGGTGATCGTCGGCGGCGTGCTGCAATTCCTTGTGCAACTGCCCGGCCTGAAGCGGATCGACATGATGCCGCACATCGCGCTGAACCCCGTGCGCGCGCTCGCGCATCGTGGCGTGAAGCGCGTGCTCGGCAAAATGGTGCCCGCGATGTTCGCGGTGTCGGTCGCGCAGATCAGCCTGATCATCAACACGAACATCGCATCGCATCTCGGCCCCGGCGCGGTGTCGTGGATCAACTACGCGGACCGGCTGATGGAGTTCCCGACCGCGCTGCTCGGCGTCGCGCTCGGCACGATCCTGCTGCCGAGCCTGTCGAAGGCGCACGTCGATGCCGATCCGCACGAGTATTCGGCGCTGCTCGACTGGGGATTGCGCGTCACGTTCCTGCTTGCCGCGCCGAGCGCGGTCGCGCTGTTCTTCTTCGCGCAGCCGCTGACCGCGACGCTGTTCCATTACGGCAAGTTCGACGCCGAGTCGGTCGTGATGGTCGGCCGTGCGCTGGCCGCCTATGGCGTCGGCCTGATCGGGCTCATCCTGATCAAGATCCTCGCGCCCGGTTTTTACGCGCGTCAGGACATCAAGACGCCGGTGAAGATCGGCATCGGCGTGCTGGCCGCGACGCAGGCGAGCAACTACGTGTTCGTGCCGCTCTTCGCGCACGCCGGGCTTACGCTGTCGGTCGGGCTCGGCGCGTGCATCAACGCGCTGCTGCTGTATATCGGGCTGCGGCGGCGCGGCATCTACACGCCGTCGGCCGGCTGGCCGGTGTTCGTCGTGCAGATGCTCGGCGCGTGCCTCGTGCTCGCCGGCGCGATGCACTGGTGCTCGATCAATTACGACTGGATCGGGCTGCGGCAGACGCCGTTCGCGCGGATCGTGCTGCTCGGCGCCTGCCTCGTGCTGTTCGCCGCGCTATATTTCGGTATGCTGTGGCTGATGGGCTTCAAGTACGCTTATTTCAAGAGGCGGACGAAGTGA
- the xseA gene encoding exodeoxyribonuclease VII large subunit has protein sequence MNSDRFSASPFASGPSGGGDVVVPVSALNRAIGAMLERSFPLAWVSGEVSNFTRAASGHWYFSIKDAQAQIRCVMFRGRAQYAEFTPREGDRIEVRALVTMYEPRGELQLNVEAVRRTGQGRLYEAFLRLKAQLEAEGLFDPARKRELPTHPRAIGVITSMQAAALRDVLTTLCRRAPHVPVIVYPAPVQGAGAAEKLTAMVETANARAEVDVLVLCRGGGSIEDLWSFNDEGLARAIAASGIPVVSGVGHETDFTIADFAADLRAPTPTGAAELVSPQRVLLLRDLDQRHAALARGFGRIIERRAQQLDWLARRLVSPAERLAQQRTHLRQLQLRLASAGTRAASDARARFNVLQMRWQRSRPDPAAQRTRIDTLSRRLDDAFARQHERQRARISELAARLEVLSPQRTFERGYAALLDVQTGAAVRSPATLKPGRRLTVHLAEGSADVALSDVQPRLADGF, from the coding sequence ATGAATTCCGATCGTTTCTCTGCGTCACCTTTCGCCTCCGGTCCGTCCGGCGGCGGCGACGTCGTCGTGCCGGTTTCGGCGCTCAACCGCGCCATCGGCGCGATGCTCGAACGGTCGTTTCCGCTCGCGTGGGTGTCCGGCGAAGTGTCGAATTTCACGCGCGCCGCGAGCGGCCACTGGTACTTCTCGATCAAGGACGCGCAGGCGCAGATCCGCTGCGTGATGTTCCGCGGCCGCGCGCAGTACGCGGAGTTCACGCCGCGCGAAGGCGACCGCATCGAGGTGCGCGCGCTCGTGACGATGTACGAGCCGCGCGGCGAACTGCAACTGAACGTCGAGGCGGTGCGCCGCACCGGCCAGGGGCGGTTGTACGAGGCGTTTCTGCGGCTGAAGGCGCAACTCGAAGCGGAAGGGCTGTTCGACCCCGCGCGCAAACGCGAGCTGCCGACGCATCCGCGCGCGATCGGCGTGATCACGTCGATGCAGGCGGCCGCGCTGCGCGACGTGCTGACGACGCTGTGCCGGCGCGCGCCGCACGTGCCGGTGATCGTCTATCCGGCGCCGGTGCAGGGAGCGGGCGCGGCCGAGAAGCTGACCGCGATGGTCGAGACCGCGAACGCGCGCGCCGAGGTCGACGTGCTGGTGCTGTGCCGCGGCGGCGGGTCGATCGAGGACCTGTGGTCGTTCAACGACGAAGGGCTCGCGCGCGCGATCGCGGCGAGCGGGATTCCGGTCGTCAGCGGCGTGGGTCACGAAACCGACTTCACGATCGCCGATTTCGCCGCGGACCTGCGCGCGCCGACGCCGACCGGCGCGGCCGAACTGGTGAGCCCGCAGCGCGTGCTGCTGTTGCGCGATCTGGACCAGCGTCACGCGGCGCTCGCGCGCGGCTTCGGCCGGATCATCGAACGCCGCGCGCAGCAGCTCGACTGGCTTGCGCGGCGACTCGTGTCGCCGGCCGAGCGGCTCGCGCAGCAGCGCACGCATCTGCGTCAACTGCAATTGCGGCTCGCGTCGGCCGGCACGCGCGCGGCAAGCGACGCGCGTGCGCGCTTCAACGTGCTGCAGATGCGCTGGCAGCGCTCGCGTCCCGATCCGGCCGCGCAGCGCACGCGGATCGATACGCTGTCGCGCCGCCTCGACGACGCGTTCGCGCGGCAGCACGAACGTCAGCGCGCGCGCATCTCCGAACTCGCCGCGCGGCTCGAAGTGCTGAGTCCGCAGCGCACGTTCGAGCGCGGTTATGCGGCGCTGCTCGACGTGCAGACCGGCGCGGCGGTGCGCTCGCCGGCGACGCTGAAGCCGGGCCGGCGCTTGACCGTGCATCTCGCGGAAGGCAGCGCGGACGTCGCACTGAGCGACGTGCAGCCGCGTCTCGCGGACGGATTCTGA
- the adk gene encoding adenylate kinase, with protein sequence MRLILLGAPGAGKGTQANFIKEKFGIPQISTGDMLRAAVKAGTPLGVEAKRFMDAGELVTDELIINLVKERLQQPDCASGYLFDGFPRTLPQAEAMKQAGVAIDYVLEIDVPFDEIIVRMSGRRVHAASGRTYHVKFNPPKNDMVDDVTGEPLIQRDDDKEETVRKRLDVYVAQTKPLIAYYSDWAKRGEENGLKAPQYRSISGLGTVDEIRSRVFDALK encoded by the coding sequence ATGCGTTTGATCCTGTTGGGCGCCCCGGGCGCGGGCAAGGGAACCCAGGCAAACTTCATCAAGGAGAAGTTCGGCATTCCGCAGATCTCGACCGGCGACATGCTGCGCGCGGCGGTGAAGGCCGGCACGCCGCTCGGCGTCGAGGCGAAGCGGTTCATGGATGCGGGCGAACTGGTCACGGACGAGCTGATCATCAATCTCGTGAAAGAACGCCTGCAGCAGCCGGACTGCGCGAGCGGCTATCTGTTCGACGGCTTTCCGCGCACGCTGCCGCAAGCCGAAGCAATGAAGCAGGCCGGCGTCGCGATCGACTACGTGCTGGAAATCGACGTGCCGTTCGACGAGATCATCGTGCGGATGAGCGGCCGTCGCGTGCATGCCGCGTCGGGCCGCACGTATCACGTGAAGTTCAATCCGCCGAAGAACGACATGGTCGACGACGTGACCGGCGAGCCGCTGATCCAGCGCGACGACGACAAGGAAGAGACGGTGCGCAAGCGCCTCGACGTGTACGTCGCGCAGACCAAGCCGCTGATCGCGTATTACAGCGACTGGGCGAAGCGCGGCGAAGAAAACGGCCTGAAGGCGCCGCAGTATCGCAGCATCTCCGGCCTCGGCACCGTCGACGAAATCCGTTCGCGCGTGTTCGACGCGCTGAAGTAA